DNA from Corvus moneduloides isolate bCorMon1 chromosome 8, bCorMon1.pri, whole genome shotgun sequence:
CATCTCTAGTCAGAAACACAGCAATGTGAGTTGGGAATATAGAAGTCAATTAAAGAAAGGAATACATACATGGTGCGAGGAACAAAGTGGTTCCTGTGGAGCAGAGGAACCACGACCAAAACTCAATTCCCTAAGATTTCCTGACCTGGGTGGAAACACAGCCTTGGAGAACACAAGGCAAATGACTCAGACCAGCTCGTGACAAAGCCTGTGGGGAatgcaagacagaaaagatgGTGGAAATATATGTGGAATATTTTCTGTTAGAGCAAATGGATTAAGGAGAAAATGTATTCTGGGATGATTCTGAAGAACTGCAATGTCCTGGCTTCCAAAAGAGCATTCATCAGCAGCATGATCTGTTGACTGAAGGGTGGGATATGGATAATTTCATATGGCTAATTTCAAACCAATTCTGCAGCAtaagaaatttatttataaatctCCTGATCAGTACTACGCAGTTTCTTTaacttttctgtcattttgcaaTAAACTGTGTCTTCAACAAAAGTTTGGGTTGAATTTCAGTAACTCTCAATtgtcagggaaagaaagaaacaacacaCAAACATGTCAAAAACCTGGATAAGGGCATCAGTCTGACTGTAGAGAAGTACTTAAACAGGATCTAGAAGGTAATTGAGAAGGTCAGTCTATCTCCCTGTAGACACATTAAATATGATGTTATTCTCTTGAGCCAGTACCAAGAAACTGGAAGATTGATAGCTCAAACAAGAAGGTTAAACACAGCTACGGTCTTGTGTATTTAAAGCAATTTCAGTTTATGAATCAAAAATATTGTTTACACTACCCACTTCTCTGAAAAAGAATTTATAATGACAGGGCTGGAAACTGTGACTACTTTCCACTTGTAAAGCAAAACTGTTTTGCAACCATTTACAGTTGTTGTTGCAATCCTAGAGGCTAGAATGAGAGAAATAAATAGTACTCTTCATAGTGAATGgagtttttataaaataaaaatggttaattcaactgaatttttaaagatcCAAATCCTGAAGTCAAAACCGTAACACAGTTTCCCGTGAAATATCTTCAAAGTCAGCAAAGTGGCCTATAAACAGCATATAGGTTTTTCAGTTCAGAGTTAAAACTTAACAGGATAATTTATTCATTGACTAGGGAAAAGTGTGATTAAGGCAATGATCTgaacttctgaaataaaaagatgcATAAGGAGATAGCTTTAATGAGTGATTCAATTTTTACCATTTGCCTTCTCAGTTCTTTTCTCTGATACGTTAACAAGCCGCTTGTTTAAATTTCCTCATCATAAATCAAGTTTTCAAGGTCTGTGATACTCTCATTGCTCTTTTACAGACTCAGTTCAGTTgatctttatctttttttgaaGAGTAATGCTTAAACTGGATACAATGCCTCACTCAAAGTCTGGCTTTAGGCCATGCCTTACTTCCTGTGTCTTATACCTGATATCCTTATTTATGTGTTTGCCTTTTTGCAATTGGATGACAACTGGTGTCTCACATTCAGCTTGTGGTTCACTGTAGCCTTTCATGCTTTCCTGCAGACGTTATTACTCCATCAGCATCCATCATCTTGGCTTTGTGCAGGTGTTTCAGACCAGTATCTTGCACTTGTCTCCACTGAACTGAATGCCATGCTTTAGACTGGTCCTATGAGTGTTCACGTTAACTTTGAATTCAGTTTAGAATCTAGATTGAAGCCAATATTACATCCAACATGGTACATCTGTAATTCCTTCCAGCTTAGTCTCATTGCAGCACTCACATAGCAAAGCACACTCTATTTCATTTGCTCGGACGGATAGGCCCCTTACCTCCCCAGGGATTTGTTTCAGGCTCTCTGCAGAGGCAAGGGAATTATCTCTGCCACAATGCACACTAATCACGTTTTCAAAGATAACTCCATAACCAGCTTCTTCTAGGACTATAAAGGTTATTCTAAAGtagggggacaggagggaaagGGCAGTCAAAACCCAGCTACAGCAGTAATACAGACTAACTAGATTTAAACTgcaaaaacagaacaaaaggtTACAGTGATTTTAGTAATGTAAGAAAGATCTTCCCTCACACCGTATCCCCATCGAATCCAAGAGAGAAAATAGTAGCTTGCACAGGAAAATTCATATAAAAGCAATGAGCATCAAAGACTAACACCTGCTTTACCGCAAAAGAGGAGTCACAACCATGGAGAGaaatgtgtgtgtaaatataGGTACCAAAAACAGGAGAACATGGCAAAGAATATTAAGGAAGATTAATTATTGTATGGGTAGGCTAGAGAAATCTCattctggtttattttctttccttagttCCTGAAGTGTAATGACTTGTATGAGATTCAAAGTAAATTGTCCAAAAAATATAACAGCAACATGCTCATTAAAACACACAGTAACATTTTCCTCCAAAGCTGATACACTTAGGATAATCTACTATAAAAATTATCTCAAACATAGTAGGCAACTCCATTTCACACTGCATAAATGGCAGCAAGAATGTGAAAAAGATCTCAGTGTAATAATACATAACAATTACAGGTGGTCAGAACTTAATTTGAAAGCAACTCCAAGGTTTGGTGGACTAATAATCTACGGCACATGACGTGCCTTGTGCTCACTGGAGCCATAGGTTTTAAAAGCCACAATGCAGTCCTTCATGATGCCTCAGCCTCATGAAGGACTCATGAACCCAAGAGCCCTCAGTCAGATGCCAAGATTCCTCCTACAGCCCAGGGGGAGTCCTCAGCACCCACGAAAGCAATGTACACAACGTGGCATCCTGAGAAAGGAGCCACACAGCTAACAGACCAGCCTTGTCCATCAAAGGTAGTTGTGTGTGTAACTCCAGGCCAGGAGGAGACATCAGCTTCCTCTTGAGATTCTTGGTTGTAAACCCTCTCCCATGGTTTGTTGCCTGaggcattttatttccttcGCATGgtcctctctctctgctgtttccCCCCGCAACCAACTAGGGAGAGCTCCAAGTATGCAATGCAGTTAGGAAGTGGGAGAGCTACCTGAAAATGTTCCCTCTCCCCTGAAGAATCAGAGATAGGACTCTGCATCCCACCTCTTCTCCAGCAGTTGTTCTCTCAGTCTCTGCAGAAGTCTTTCGTTTTTAGGACTTGCTGCACAGAAAGGCTGATACAGactcatttctctttctcctctgctgagTCATATCatagaatattttgggttgggagggatcaTTAGAGATGTCCTAGTTCACCCTCCTTCAATGAGCAGGGACAACTTCAGccagaacaggttgctcagagactCATCCAAACTGGCTCAAATGTTTCCAGGAAAACATCGCCTCCCcaggaaacctgttccagtgcctcaccatgcTCACTGTAAAATACCCTTCCATAAttatatctagtctaaatctgCTGTCTTTTAGTTTCAATCaattaccccttgtcctatcacaacagGCACTGCTAAAAGTTTGTCACCATCTTTCTTACAGGACTCCTTTAAGTACCAAAAAGGCTGCAATAAAgtttccccagagccttcttatctcaggctgaacaaccccaactctgtcttttctcacagaagtgttccagccctctgactATTTTaatggccctcctctggacccactccaacaGGACCCTttctgtcctgtgctgggaccccagagctgggtgcagtgttccaggtggggtctcgcagagcagaggggcagaatcccctccctcattCTGCTGGCCACGCTGTTTTGGAGGCatcccaggacacatttggctttctgagcTGCCAGTGCACATTACTGGGACAcgtccagcctctcctccatcagcatccccaagtccttctgggcagggctgttcTCAATCTGTTCATCCAATACGGCGAGGGCAGCACGGAGCTGCTGGTAACTTGGGGGCATGTCATTGTTGAGGGACAGGGTCAGAACAATAAGGAGTTTGGAACAGATGTGCAAAGTACTTCACCACCCATGAAACAGAAGCACATGTGGCTTTTGAGAGCCTAATTTTGAAAAGAGACTTCTGAAACTGATGTCTAATGTCCCATCTCCAAATGTGCAGTAACATAAAGGTTATGTCTATGTTCTCTTGAAAGGTCTGGcagttttttaaacacatcctaTAGAGAAAACTCtgaccacattaaaaaaaaaaaaattcctaaataaTCCACACTGATATTCTACTTCCGGAAGTAGAATCCCTTTTAACTCCATcaattgcaaaggaaaataaacaaattgaTACCCATCCACAAGGCGCACATCCATCGTCCCCGCGCCTCCGCAGGGACCCCGCACAGCCGCGCTGCCGCAGCCCAGCTCGGTTCCCAGACTCCCTCGCTACCTCGGAAGGGGGCCGGGGTTGCGGGATGGCTTTGTGGTACCGGCTTTGCGGTTTCCTCGAACAAAGCGCGAGTGTTTCGGGCAAGTCCCCGCGAGTCGGTGCCGTCGGGGCACAGCGCTCCCGGCGtgtccccgcgctgtccccCCGCGGGCGGCGGCCGGGGAGGGGCGTCGGCGGGGGCAGCCCCCGAGCATTGATAACCCCCGTGCCGGGCCCGCCGCGGCAGCCGGGGAGCGCGAAGCCGCCGCACGCCTGTCCCCGCACCGCCACGCACCGCACAGCGCGCCGTGAGTGCCTCGGGACAGGGCGGAAAACACCGCGGTGCGTGCGGGAAGCCGGGTGCGGGGGGAAAGGACGGGGTTGCCCGTAGCGGGGTCTGATGCCGCTCGCAGCTGCGACGCCGCAGCCGGCGGGTGCGGGCTCCGGCTGCTGCTGTCCAGTTACGGCTTCCCGGCCGGGGTGGTCccggggcagagctgggggatgGACGGACACGATCTAAAAGCCCCGGGGGTTCCGAGCCTGGAGAGACGAgcccgctccgcgcccggcTCGGGCTGGCGCGACCCCGGGGGCTGCGCTCCCGCCGGGGCACCGCCCGCCACGGTCCGTGTGTCCGCAGGGCGCGGAGGATGCGGCGGGAGGGCGGGCCCCGCACCGTGACGCGCCGTCGCTGAGGCACGCCGAGGATGAGGCTGCCCCTGGCGCTGCTGGCCCTGGCCGCCCTGGGGGCcgccggcggcggcgccgcggaTCAGGAGGCGGCGGAGgaggcgcgggcggggcggttCTCCACGCCGGAGCGGCACCGGTGCCGCTGGGAGCTGCGCTCGGCAGCGGGGGCCAGCGAGCTGCGGCTGAGCTGCCggccggcgggcggcggggctcCGCGGAGCTGCGCCTACCGCGGGGAgccgcggcgctgcccggccTTCGGCGCCCGCAGCCGGCAGTACTGGCGGCAGATCCTGTCCCGGCTGCGGCGGCGGCACCACCCCTGCGCCCCGGGAGCGCCGCTCAGCGCCCGCCTCTGCGGCCCGGGCCGGGCGCCGCCCGAGGCGCAGCTGCGCCTGCTGCCCGACGCCGGCCCGGCCAcgccggcccccgccccggagccccccgagGAGCCGGGGCAGACCTACTGCGCCGAGCGGTGGCACTCGCTGTGCAGCTTCTTCGTCGGCTTCTGGGAGGGCTGAgccgccccggcccgcgggAAGGAGCGCGGCCGTCCGGCCCCCGCACCCGGACGCTCCTGGCCTCGCCTGCCCTCAGCCACCGCCGCCAATACCCCCGGACTCTGTCCGCTCTCTTCTTTTACTCCCCAATAAAGCGGTAACTATTTTGTGACAAGAACCTCGCCTAATTCTTTGTCTCGTCAAAGCCCGGTAACACCTGCAGCTCTGTAACAGTGTGTGACTGACCCGGGTGAGAGCACCTAGGCACAGCTCGTGCATTCAAGTACATTGTCGTTTTTCAGAGGACATAAATACGAAGACGGTTGtccgccccgccccccccccccccccccccccccaaatctgTTTCTATGAGCTTAAAGTTTAAAGTTACGCTGGAATCACCCAAGTAGAAAACCACACATTTATACCAGAATAAGAGACAACTGAGACCTCACTAAACAACAAGTCCTAGaaaattttttcttgctgaCAGAGTTTTCAGAAGCTATATGAACCAGCCCTGTCCTATTTCCCACAGAACAGTTGGTCAACTGTCTCCAAACAGGAGCTTGAACAGAGCTGGGTGAGAAGCCAGCTGCGAAAAGGAAGATTAAGAAACTAATAAGCATCTAGGTACACAAACTGGATTTAGGAGATGAATGATATTTCACCCAGCCCATGGCGTAGTGTTGAAGTAGGCAAGTTGTTTTACCAAGGAGAAAGAGGGGTTTGAGATGTTAAATACTTTACCCACACAAAATGGGGTACATTTTGGTAAGGAAAGCTGAAGTTTTCCTCAGCTGCCTGGGGTCCTACACAGCCCCAGACACCTACCCATGACCAGGAACAGTTGCAGACTCTTTCTGTACAGTTTTAAAGAGGGCTGTGAGAAAGCCACCAAGAAGTAATAAGGATCTGCCCAGTGGCTCTCACGAGGATCTGGACTGTTGCATGCAGCTCTTGGTGCCAAGGCAGTTTCATTTACAGCAAATAGCTGGATAATCCTCAGCAGCACTATGCAAAAAGCTCCATCATCACTGAGTGTGATTTGGATgactatattttttttaaacgactgcttgcttttccttcatGTGTCTGTCACCCAAGCAGCCACAAAGTGGGCTGCTGGCCAGAGCATTGCACAGTACCTTGCAATAATGCtcagctttgttttatttccatggCCCCGGCATGGCAGCTTTGTGTAGTGCTGCTAGAGCTTGCATTTCTCACCATCAGATGCAAAGGTGGAACACCGTGGCAACCAAGCTGATTACCCACATCACTCTGCatttaaaaacccaaccagGAGCTCTGAACAAATGGATTGTTTACCcaagagggagaagaaagaagaggatCCCTTGCTCTATGTTTAACCACAATATTCCCCTGAGTCTCCAAAATAGCTCAAAGTCTTCCTTTTAGCACCACTAACTAATGAAATACAACAACCCAAGAGACTATATTAATTGCATTTACTGTGGCTAATAACACCAATGCCTAGTGCTGAATAGCAAACATATACTCAGTTTTTCTACTGAAAAGCTGATCTGCACATCCCAAAGGCTGGAAAACCATTGTGAGACCCTCCAATCTGTTTTTAAGAGGGACGATCATAgctttttgcttcctttttcagcattttcatccTCTCCCACGATTGGATAACAGCTGCCACCACAAGATAAGGCACCCAAAGCCAGAAATGCTTTGCAGTCAAGATCTTCACTTCCAACAGAAACTGTTCCTTTCTAGTCCTGTGGCAGCTCCACAGGATGTACATGTTATGCTGCCCACACCCACCCCCAGATTTATTTCAGACCCCCAAATCTGCCCCTGCACCCACCCTTTACCTCTGCTCTCCCACTGCAGTTCTAGCAGCCCTTCACCACTCTTCTGGTTCCTGtcatcccatccatccctcctcGGTGCCTCCTGACTGTCCTCAGAAAGAAGAGGCAGTGTGGCCAACCTACCAGACCCAAACCCTCACTGTTTATCCTGTAGGCCTGATAAACTCCTTCCTCCCTGAAGAAGGTGGTTCTGGGCATAATTAACCTTTCCCacatgcagctgctgctgtggttgtCATCACAAGGGTGCTGCCAGCTGATATATCAGGACACTAGGTctgttttttaaggaaaagcatAAGCTaccttaaaacaaaaacaaattatttacattttagcTTTGGGAAATTGAATTCTGGGAGCTCTAACTCAGGAAGTtttcagaggcaaaaaaaaaaaaaaaattaaaaaagcatttttttgcCACGTTGCACACagcattgttttctttcctctggctGCTGAGCTCATCTCAGTATCAAGAGGTTCCAACAGAATCTCAAAAGCTGGCAATTCCATTTATTGATTTTCCTTTGGAGAGAAATCAATGATTCTGAATCTGGGCATGCAATTAATGTGTCTGGCTCTCTTTACACACAGAAAGCCCTTGATCCTGTTAAATAGCACTAATCTCTTTCATCAAGTTCTGATTTTGAAGGAAGAATTACAAGATGTTACTCTAATTTGCAAGGTGAAGGAAGGCAGTAAGCTGTCTGGCTGTGTGTAGCAATCCTTTTCTATAAAGTGAcatcaaaaattaataaatggaATAACTCTTTCATCACTGTCTGAGCAGAGCTTTTCCCAGGATGGGTCTGGAGTTGCAGACCCCAGACTTTGAGTGGTTCAGTCTTTAGTCTCAGCCCACACAACAGGAATTACTCTTTCCTGGGTTCTGCACTAGGTACTTCCTtctggaaaatgctgattttccCTCTCAGTCATGTCTTCAAAATTCCTCTGAATTCAGAGGTTCAACAAGTGAAAACTGCTCAGGCAGTCATAGTTCAGCCCTCAGCTCTACCAGCTGTACTTGTCTGTGTTTGCATATTTAATATTTCCACATATTATCATTTGACATTGATGTTTCCTACCTGAGTTTATGACCAacctgtgctggggcagcctgCAAAGGGATGCAATGTTTTTGGAGATTTGTGGTGCAATTTAAAAGCCATCAGACTATTAACAAATAAGAATAAGGAGGaggcacaaaaagaaaaaaaaagaaaaaaatgaaaaagaaaaaaaaagcaactatTCAAGTCGGAGCTGGTTGGATAACCGAACCTGAAATCTTTGGGAATTTCTCTTTAACCGCCTCTGACATATTTCAGGCCTCCCTTGTGCTGTGAGCCCTAAGATTTACTGTAAAGCCAAGCAGCACACAAGGTGAGTGAATGGCAGGCTTTGTCAATTTGCCGAACAACAAATCCCCTCCTTTGTAATAATCTGGATTTTTAAGAATTCCAAGCTCAGTTCATGAACACAGTTACATGAAAGAGGCTTTTAACCATACAGTTACAGAGTTTAGATTAACTCTCCCAGACCTCACACTCCTTCCTTATGTGGAAGGGATCTGTTAAGTACAAGTATGTATAAAATATCTACAGctttagaaataatttcaggGCTTAGCCTCATCCGGTCTGGGCTGTGCCTTGTGAAGTGTGGACAGTCTGCACTGCCTCTCAGAAGGCAGATATTTTGCTCAATTTATTTCAAGCCCTCAGCAGGTAAATGATGCACATTTCTTGGAGGGGGGAGGGCATGAGAGGGGAGGCAGGTGCAGCCCGAGCTCAGCCCACATCCCTGATGGCTGAATAGCGGCACAGCCCGAGCACCGGGCTCTGATGGGACCCgctccagccttccctgggcagccccatcTCCCCCAGGCTCTCACGGCCCCAGCCAGCAGGGACAGACACTGAGGGCTGGCCCCCAGGGTCTCAGCACCCCAGGGAAATACACAGCATCTTCACTtacataaataaacaaacaaacaaataaatgtgtatatattaaaaaaaccccaaaatatctCTTTATAGATGTATTTCAGAGCTCTATCCTTGCTGCTGGCCCTTGCACCCTGGACAGGCACATGCATTTATTTAACaagggctctgctgcctgctggggcaCACACAGCACCATCCCACACCAGCACCTGGGCGTGCAGTTCACTCACTCATTTTACACCCACTCTAGAGCTGTTGCATCAGCCTGAGAAGCTTTTGTGTTAATCTATTAGAGGAAACCTAGGAAT
Protein-coding regions in this window:
- the FGFBP3 gene encoding fibroblast growth factor-binding protein 3 yields the protein MRLPLALLALAALGAAGGGAADQEAAEEARAGRFSTPERHRCRWELRSAAGASELRLSCRPAGGGAPRSCAYRGEPRRCPAFGARSRQYWRQILSRLRRRHHPCAPGAPLSARLCGPGRAPPEAQLRLLPDAGPATPAPAPEPPEEPGQTYCAERWHSLCSFFVGFWEG